CTTAATAAACTCCTTCACCCGTGGAACAAAGTTGGGATGAAGGTCAAACATCAAGCCACCTGGCTGGATGTAGTTCATGGTCAGACGGGCCCCAGTGGTCTCTTCAATAATATCGGTGATCTCTTCCCGGTCGCGAAAACCGTAAAAGAAAGAAGTTACAGCTCCCAAGTCCATGCCCAAAACACCCCACCACAACTGGTGGCTTTGGATTCTCTGTAGTTCACAAATCAAGGTGCGAATGGTTTCAATGCGCGGGTTGGTCTCAACCCCCATGGCCTGCTCCACAGCACGGGACACAGCCCAATTGTTGGCCAAGGCACTCAGATAGTCCATACGGTCAGTCAAATGCACAATTTGCCGCCCGTGAAGGTGCTCCGCCATTTTCTCGATACTGCGATGAATGTAGCCAAGTACTGGAATCACTTCGCGGATGGTTTCTCCATCCATACGCAAAGCCAGACGCAAAACCCCGTGCGTGGCGGGATGCTGGGGACCCATGTTGACAAAATACTCCTGGGTCGACAGCGGACTATCAGGAGAATCAGGAGGATTCAAAATGCCATCAAGGGTTTTGATCTCCACACTCATTTGGGAAGCTCCAACATAAAGTCGTCTTTATAGTCTTTGCGCAGGGGAAACCCCACCCAGTCGTCTTCCAAAAACAAACGTCGCAAATCCGGATGACCTTCATAGAGGACGCCGAACAAATCGTAGACTTCCCGCTCCTGCCACTCGGCAATGGCCCACAGCCGACTCATGGTGGGAGCATAGGGTTCGTTGCGTGGAATACGGCTGTGAACCGCTAAGAAACAATCCTGAGCTAATGAATAAAGCTGATAGACCAACTCAAATTCGTTTTCTTCCGGCCAATCGATGGCCGTGTGATCCAAGAGCTGAACGAACTTCAGTCCCTCAGTCACCTTCAGGTGCTCAAGAAAGGGCAAAAGCTTTCCTGCCGGAATCTGTACAGCCATAGGGCTACAGTCAGGAAGTTGCACCACCTCCGACTCCAGCTTTTGCAGTTTTTCCCACAGGACTTCATTCGTCATTTCTAGTACCGCTCCTTTTCCCATCGCTGATTGTTGGC
This is a stretch of genomic DNA from Pseudobdellovibrionaceae bacterium. It encodes these proteins:
- a CDS encoding NADH-quinone oxidoreductase subunit D; its protein translation is MSVEIKTLDGILNPPDSPDSPLSTQEYFVNMGPQHPATHGVLRLALRMDGETIREVIPVLGYIHRSIEKMAEHLHGRQIVHLTDRMDYLSALANNWAVSRAVEQAMGVETNPRIETIRTLICELQRIQSHQLWWGVLGMDLGAVTSFFYGFRDREEITDIIEETTGARLTMNYIQPGGLMFDLHPNFVPRVKEFIKYFRPKLDEYETLLSENVILQERLRNVGRLSAEEAIAFGATGPVLRASGVPLDLRKQHPYGVYDQVEFSIPVGTVGDCWDRYWIRIEEMRQSLGIIEQLIDNIPDGKYMEMKPAAKLKLPKGSFYSQIETARGTLGVFLQGTGEDIPHRCHFRSPNFNNLWSVTRTAVGGKLADLVSVVSTLDLVIPDVDR
- a CDS encoding NADH-quinone oxidoreductase subunit C; the protein is MTNEVLWEKLQKLESEVVQLPDCSPMAVQIPAGKLLPFLEHLKVTEGLKFVQLLDHTAIDWPEENEFELVYQLYSLAQDCFLAVHSRIPRNEPYAPTMSRLWAIAEWQEREVYDLFGVLYEGHPDLRRLFLEDDWVGFPLRKDYKDDFMLELPK